In the genome of Paenibacillus pabuli, the window ATCGACTTTATCTTATTCGGGGTACTTCAGGGTAATGCCAAAACGAACTGGATTATCGTTCCCATCATCGGTGTGGTCTGGTTCTTCCTTTATTATTTCACCTTCCGAATCTTGATCGTGAAGCTCAATTTAAAAACTTCAGGACGTGAGGAAGAGGTGACGTCGGAGCCAGACGCCAAGACACAAAGTCAGCAAACGAATGCATCGTCATCAGTAAAAGGGGAAGAACGATCGATAGCCATCCTGAATGGATTGGGCGGTGCAGATAATATCAATGAGTTGGATTGCTGTGCAACGCGGCTTCGCGTTTCCGTGAAGGATATCGAGAAGGTTCAAAAGGATGCACTTACAGCTACGGGAGCCAAAGGGGTTGTCCTGGTCGGAAACGGAGTACAGGTTATCTACGGCCCTCAGGTAACGGTGATCAAAAATGAAATCGAAGAAATTATGGAAACGGAGTAATTGCAATGAATTTAGATAAATTGGGTTTACAAAGCGGTCTCGTCGTATCATGTCAGGCATTGGAGCATGAGCCGCTTCATAGTTCGTTCATCATGGGACGCATGGCAATCGCAGCAAAAGAGGGAGGAGCTATTGGTATTCGTGCGAATACGGCGGCAGATGTGAAAGAGATCAAGGAACAGGTTGATCTTCCGGTCATCGGCATTGTAAAAAGAAATTACGGAACCAATCCCGTATTTATTACACCAACGATTTTGGAAGTGGATGAGCTTGCCGAGGTGAATGCAGAGATTGTTGCGGTTGATGCGACTTTGCGTGCACGGCCGGACGGTAAATCACTGGATGAATTCGTACAGGAAATTCGCACCAAACATCCTCAACTTCTATTAATGGGGGATATTTCAACCAAAGAGGAAGCTATGAATGCAGAACGACTTGGTTTTGATCTGATCTCTTCTACATTGGTTGGATATACAGAGGAGACAGCAGGGCTTAAGCTGTACGATAATCAATTTGCAGCCTTGAAAGAAATTCTCGCTAGTGTACAAACCCCTGTCGTGGCTGAAGGGAATATTATGACCCCTGAGATGGCGGCAACGTGTCTGGAGGCCGGAGTCTATTGTGTTGTTGTCGGTGGAGCTATTACCCGCCCGCAACAAATTACGGAACGTTTTGTCTCTGAAATTGCAAAATTGAAGGGGTCTTCACCTTCTGCTAAATAAAAGAAGAAAACATGAAACAGCCAACGAATTGAACTGCACCCCAATTGTTAGACACCATCTAACAATTGGAGGTGCAGTTTTTTTGTCAAAATTTAATTTAGACTTGAAAATAGAAGCTATTCATCAATATTTATCAGGAAATGAAGGGATTAAAAGCATTGCGAAATCCTTAGGAATTAATCATGAAATCCTGCGTATGTGGATCAAGCAATACGAATATCACGGTTTAAAAGCTTTTGAAAAAACCTATACAGCTTACTCTCTAACCTATAAACTAGACGTACTCAACTATATGAACGAAAATGGGACGTCTCCAAATGAAGCTGCTGTCATTTTCAATATCTCTTCTCCAGGGGTTATTCGAAGGTGGCGCAGTCAGTTCAATGAAAATGGGATCGACGCCCTAAAACCAAAGATAAAGGGGCGTCATCGTATGACGGATAAGAATAAAAAAGGACTTCAAAAGCAAGAACCTGCTGAGGGATCGCTTGAAGCTCTACAAGCTGAATTAGAACGTTTGCGTATGGAAAACGCCTACTTAAAAAAGTTGAATGCCTTAGTTCAAAACAAGGAAAAATCACCAAACAAGACAAAGCGCAAGTCGTCTATGAATTAAGGCTTGAATTCCCGGTGGTTGCATTGTTAGCGTTCGCTGAAGTCCCACGTAGTACCTTCTATTACTGGGTGAAGCAGTTTGACAAGCCAGATCTAGACGCAGATCTAAAACTCCTTATTCAATCCATTTATGAGGAACATCATGGGCGTTATGGATATCGTCGTATCCGTGATGAACTAGTTAATCGTGGACACCGAGTTAACCATAAAAAAGTACTGCGTATCATGAAAGAATTAGGCCTGCAATCAGTGGTGCGTATGAAGAAATATCGCTCCTATAAAGGAACAGTAGGTAAGATTGCACCCAACGTACTGGATCGTAATTTTCTAGCAGAAAAACCAAATGAGAAGTGGGTTACGGATATTACTGAATTCAAGTTGTTTGGAGAAAAGATGTATTTATCACCTGTTCTGGACTTGTATAACGGTGAGATTATTACGTACACAGTAGGGTCTCGCCCTACGTATTCATTAGTCTCCGAGATGCTAAATAAAGCCTTTAAACGCTTGTCCAACGAGGATAAACTCCTCCTGCATTCGGATCAAGGCTGGCACTACCAGATGAAGCAGTATCGACAGGCTTTAAAGAGACAAGCGATTATCCAGAGCATGTCACGCAAAGGGAATTGTTATGATAACGCAGTAATGGAGAACTTCTTTGGCATTATGAAGTCAGAGTTTTTTTATCTTCATGAATTTGAAAGTGTAGATCACTTCAAGCAAGAGCTGGCACGATACATGGATTACTACAATCACAAACGCATCAAGTCAAAATTAAAAGGCATGAGTCCGGTACAATACCGAGCTCATGCCCAACAAATTGCATAAAAATATTTGTCTAACTTTAAGGGGTCACTTCAAATCAAGTTGGCTGTTTTTTTATTCAGCAGAATAAAGAGCTTTTAACGTTTGCTGCCGCGCATGGAGTAAATGTTCATCCTCAAGTAATAGAAGTGAAATCACATCCAGGATGTAAATAATGGCCAACTGGCTGTTGATGAAGTTTACATCTCCGGTTCGCCCAATATCCGGTGTGAAAATGCACAGATCCGAGATTTCAGACAGGGGTGTGTGATCAAAATTAGTAATTCCAACGACTTTGCTTCCTCTTTTTTTGGCTGTATTTAATGCATCACTAACTTCCAATGTTCGTCCTGAATTGGATAAGCCAATGACCAGATCATCTTCGCTCAAAAGAGAAGCACTCATGATCATCATATGTGAATCGGTCACCGCATCAATGACGATACCCATCCGCATGAGTCTATATTTGAACTCCAGAGCAGATAAACCTGAACTTCCCAAACCATAGACATATATTCTGCGAGCTTTTTTTATGTACTGGACCACTTGTTCGATTCTGTCGGTATCCAGCATTTCTGCGGTTGCGTTGATGATATCATTGTGGATCTGCTGTGTTCTTATGAAGAAATCCGTTTCATTACGGGGTTGATCAACCTCACGGTTAAGCCGAATTTTAAAATCCACAAACGTAGAACAACCCACTTTTTTGCAAAATCGAGTAATGGTTGACATGGATGCATTGGTGAAAGCAGCCAAATCTCTAATATTAATGTTATTAATGGATGATTTATTGCGCATTACATAATCAGCGATTTCCTTTTCTTTGGCTGAAAAACGTTGGTATTCAAGCTGAAGCATGTCAATGACACTGGATGACATTATGAATCCCCTTTCCAAAAACATGTTAACTTT includes:
- a CDS encoding MurR/RpiR family transcriptional regulator; the protein is MLQLEYQRFSAKEKEIADYVMRNKSSINNINIRDLAAFTNASMSTITRFCKKVGCSTFVDFKIRLNREVDQPRNETDFFIRTQQIHNDIINATAEMLDTDRIEQVVQYIKKARRIYVYGLGSSGLSALEFKYRLMRMGIVIDAVTDSHMMIMSASLLSEDDLVIGLSNSGRTLEVSDALNTAKKRGSKVVGITNFDHTPLSEISDLCIFTPDIGRTGDVNFINSQLAIIYILDVISLLLLEDEHLLHARQQTLKALYSAE
- a CDS encoding IS3 family transposase (programmed frameshift) — its product is MSKFNLDLKIEAIHQYLSGNEGIKSIAKSLGINHEILRMWIKQYEYHGLKAFEKTYTAYSLTYKLDVLNYMNENGTSPNEAAVIFNISSPGVIRRWRSQFNENGIDALKPKIKGRHRMTDKNKKGLQKQEPAEGSLEALQAELERLRMENAYFKKVECLSSKQGKITKQDKAQVVYELRLEFPVVALLAFAEVPRSTFYYWVKQFDKPDLDADLKLLIQSIYEEHHGRYGYRRIRDELVNRGHRVNHKKVLRIMKELGLQSVVRMKKYRSYKGTVGKIAPNVLDRNFLAEKPNEKWVTDITEFKLFGEKMYLSPVLDLYNGEIITYTVGSRPTYSLVSEMLNKAFKRLSNEDKLLLHSDQGWHYQMKQYRQALKRQAIIQSMSRKGNCYDNAVMENFFGIMKSEFFYLHEFESVDHFKQELARYMDYYNHKRIKSKLKGMSPVQYRAHAQQIA
- a CDS encoding N-acetylmannosamine-6-phosphate 2-epimerase, which codes for MNLDKLGLQSGLVVSCQALEHEPLHSSFIMGRMAIAAKEGGAIGIRANTAADVKEIKEQVDLPVIGIVKRNYGTNPVFITPTILEVDELAEVNAEIVAVDATLRARPDGKSLDEFVQEIRTKHPQLLLMGDISTKEEAMNAERLGFDLISSTLVGYTEETAGLKLYDNQFAALKEILASVQTPVVAEGNIMTPEMAATCLEAGVYCVVVGGAITRPQQITERFVSEIAKLKGSSPSAK